The following proteins come from a genomic window of Companilactobacillus pabuli:
- a CDS encoding DUF2207 domain-containing protein, whose amino-acid sequence MKKIWGIWSLVLGLLLIFTMTSTVKADGDYQIEKYNATADVQKNGDIDLTQKITYQFDGDFKGVYYNQDIAGINGITPPEVYLDDGYTTKQLTQNNSGLNNSFKVDKTQDKVNIKVYHSASTEKLTYVYKYHLLGAITNYTDTARLNWKIIGDGWQKDLHNVVLKVNLPQKNISKLQAWTHGPLDGYTKVNRKNGSVKMTIDTVPEGQFVETEMLFPTTVTADNPKVVNKKIKQKVLDHEKQLVLDANASRERKKWIYNILMTFGYLVVAGILIARLISIKKNPGNKHFHPTPLYHFFDEPKFLPSMAKVILDRSDKADSLSLTADLLYEVGKRRMAIRKVKKTYEITALVPPTNPFFKFLIENIGDGKKVTLKQIKTAAKGYHTAKNDIVQQFESWSKDAANGREKYLDLENMRIVDNFRLTAVVVPSILFLMFIIAAIFGKKLLVLGIVYVIIAILSWIMLWMAKRKITPYTDLGEQEVNEIKAFKRMLSDIDDIKMAEVGDLILWEQFLPYAVVFGVSDKVIKALKVNFTTEQINDSMIVPYYIGATSFLGSKNGFESAFIGAISAGGGIAGSSSSVSGGSGGFSGGSSGGFGGGSGGGAF is encoded by the coding sequence ATGAAGAAAATTTGGGGTATTTGGAGTCTAGTTCTTGGTTTGTTGCTGATATTTACAATGACTTCAACGGTCAAAGCTGATGGCGATTACCAAATAGAGAAGTACAACGCTACAGCAGACGTCCAAAAAAATGGTGATATTGATTTAACACAAAAAATCACCTATCAGTTTGATGGTGACTTCAAGGGAGTTTACTATAATCAGGATATTGCTGGAATCAATGGCATCACGCCGCCTGAGGTTTATCTCGACGATGGTTATACGACTAAACAATTGACTCAAAATAATTCCGGACTAAATAATTCCTTTAAAGTTGATAAGACCCAAGATAAAGTGAATATCAAAGTTTATCATTCGGCCTCCACGGAAAAGCTGACGTATGTTTATAAGTATCATTTGTTAGGGGCCATTACTAATTACACTGATACGGCGCGACTAAATTGGAAAATAATCGGCGATGGCTGGCAAAAAGATCTGCACAATGTTGTTTTAAAGGTCAATTTGCCACAAAAGAATATTTCCAAGTTACAAGCTTGGACTCATGGACCATTAGATGGATATACAAAAGTTAATCGAAAAAATGGTTCGGTCAAAATGACTATCGATACTGTACCTGAAGGGCAATTTGTTGAAACTGAAATGCTCTTTCCAACAACGGTAACAGCCGATAATCCTAAGGTAGTCAATAAAAAAATCAAACAAAAAGTTCTCGACCATGAAAAGCAGTTAGTTTTGGATGCTAATGCTAGTCGAGAACGTAAAAAGTGGATTTATAATATTTTAATGACCTTTGGCTACTTAGTAGTCGCTGGAATCCTTATTGCTCGTTTGATCAGCATCAAAAAAAATCCTGGCAACAAGCATTTTCATCCGACACCTTTGTATCATTTCTTCGATGAACCTAAGTTCTTACCTAGTATGGCGAAGGTGATTCTTGATCGTAGCGATAAAGCTGATAGTTTGTCACTGACAGCTGATTTGTTGTACGAAGTGGGTAAGAGACGGATGGCTATCAGAAAAGTCAAAAAGACTTATGAAATTACTGCTCTGGTGCCACCAACTAATCCATTTTTCAAATTCTTGATTGAAAATATCGGGGATGGCAAAAAGGTTACCTTGAAACAGATCAAAACTGCTGCAAAAGGGTATCACACAGCTAAAAATGATATTGTACAGCAATTTGAAAGCTGGTCTAAAGATGCTGCCAATGGGCGTGAGAAATATCTCGATTTGGAAAATATGCGAATCGTTGATAATTTCCGTTTAACGGCAGTGGTTGTTCCAAGTATTTTATTTCTTATGTTCATCATTGCAGCAATTTTTGGCAAAAAGCTATTAGTTTTAGGAATAGTCTATGTAATAATTGCTATTCTTTCTTGGATTATGTTGTGGATGGCAAAAAGAAAAATCACTCCTTATACTGATTTGGGAGAACAAGAAGTTAATGAAATCAAAGCCTTCAAACGCATGCTTTCTGATATCGATGATATTAAGATGGCCGAAGTTGGAGATTTAATTCTCTGGGAGCAATTCTTGCCTTATGCGGTCGTTTTTGGAGTTTCGGATAAAGTTATTAAGGCCTTGAAGGTAAACTTCACTACCGAGCAAATTAACGATTCTATGATAGTTCCATATTACATTGGAGCAACTAGTTTCTTAGGTTCAAAGAATGGCTTTGAATCTGCCTTTATCGGGGCAATCAGTGCTGGTGGTGGTATTGCTGGAAGTTCATCAAGTGTCAGTGGTGGATCGGGTGGTTTTTCTGGCGGTTCATCAGGTGGATTTGGTGGAGGTTCCGGTGGTGGAGCCTTTTAG
- a CDS encoding S66 family peptidase, whose translation MKIGYFSSSTPITYLSPKRFQRAKDFLTSKGIELQAGSLTKKSDFYRSGSIQARADEINQLIHDETIDVLMATIGGLVTNSILDKIDYDYLQKHPKTIVGYSDATALLLAISTQAPACKVLYGPALVASFGDAKEIIDYTWQSFEQVLNNQEVELTAPKFWTDEAINWEDYQRPKKMVQNQWHYVKQPILEGRIVGGNLNTMSGILGSKYFPKYTENDLLFIEDAEKDASIIEKNFSMLKNFGTFDQVKGVILGKHALFDDLHTGRKPIDILLEVLGNRDLPIIYDFDSCHTVPMMTTPIGTWARFDATKMQVTYRQS comes from the coding sequence ATGAAAATAGGCTATTTTTCATCTTCAACACCAATTACTTATCTTTCGCCAAAAAGGTTTCAACGGGCCAAGGATTTCTTAACTAGTAAGGGAATAGAATTACAAGCTGGTTCGTTGACAAAGAAGAGCGATTTCTATCGTTCTGGTAGTATCCAAGCTCGAGCTGATGAGATCAATCAGTTGATTCATGATGAAACAATTGATGTTTTGATGGCAACGATTGGGGGATTGGTCACTAATTCTATTCTGGACAAAATTGATTATGATTATTTACAAAAGCACCCTAAAACTATTGTTGGTTATTCAGATGCAACAGCTTTGTTATTAGCAATTTCCACCCAGGCACCAGCTTGCAAAGTACTTTATGGTCCAGCTTTAGTTGCTTCATTTGGGGATGCTAAGGAAATCATTGATTACACCTGGCAAAGTTTTGAACAAGTTTTAAACAATCAAGAAGTAGAATTAACAGCACCAAAATTTTGGACCGATGAGGCAATCAATTGGGAAGATTACCAACGTCCTAAAAAAATGGTCCAAAATCAATGGCATTACGTAAAACAACCGATATTAGAGGGAAGAATTGTTGGTGGAAACCTAAATACGATGTCTGGAATTTTGGGTTCCAAGTATTTTCCTAAATATACTGAAAATGATTTGTTATTCATTGAAGACGCTGAAAAAGATGCTTCAATTATTGAAAAAAACTTTTCGATGTTAAAGAATTTCGGTACTTTTGATCAAGTAAAAGGAGTGATTTTGGGAAAACACGCCTTATTTGATGATTTGCACACGGGACGCAAACCAATAGATATTCTTTTAGAGGTATTGGGGAACCGTGATTTACCGATAATTTATGATTTTGATTCTTGTCATACAGTTCCAATGATGACTACTCCGATAGGCACTTGGGCTAGATTTGATGCTACTAAGATGCAAGTAACTTATCGACAATCCTAA
- the smpB gene encoding SsrA-binding protein SmpB produces the protein MKKHHTKAANEVANNRKARHDYNILETYEAGIALTGTEIKSVRASKMNIKDGFVQARNGELWLENVNISIYDQGNIFNHDPLRNRKLLLHKKEIRKISSSIQEKGITVVPLKVYLKHGFAKVLIGIAEGKKQYDKRETIKKRDQEREIRRVMKNAY, from the coding sequence TTGAAGAAACATCATACTAAGGCTGCTAATGAAGTGGCCAACAATCGTAAGGCGCGCCATGATTACAATATTTTAGAAACTTATGAAGCAGGGATTGCTTTGACAGGAACAGAAATTAAATCCGTTCGTGCCAGCAAGATGAATATTAAAGATGGCTTCGTCCAAGCTCGAAATGGCGAACTTTGGTTAGAGAATGTCAATATTAGCATTTATGACCAGGGAAATATCTTTAATCATGATCCTTTACGTAATCGTAAATTGTTGCTCCATAAAAAAGAGATTCGTAAAATCAGTTCAAGTATTCAAGAAAAGGGAATCACAGTGGTTCCTTTGAAAGTTTACTTAAAGCATGGTTTTGCTAAAGTATTGATTGGTATCGCCGAAGGTAAGAAACAGTACGATAAACGTGAAACAATTAAGAAACGTGATCAAGAAAGAGAAATTAGACGTGTTATGAAAAATGCGTACTAG
- the rnr gene encoding ribonuclease R, with translation MPDKENKLIADILEVFRSNPDRRYKSEQIEDILRMHGASAFKRVVKSLAVLEGESKITLTNKDEFKMATPETVVEGTFKGNDKGFGFVRYDEVDPDAFISRDNTLHAVNGDTVEVKITKPSNPWIDKGPEGEITKIVERSLTKAVGEFHPYSDSQVEKTGHYGYVQSHEKKIAAYMIFISDKGLHPQMGDMVQVSIDEYPNDKHPQSMEGTALEIIGNKNDPGVDIMSIVVDNDINPEFPNEVLKEAESIPDHVLDSDRVGRKDLTKNMVITIDGDDSKDFDDAVGLDMLPNGNFHLEVDIADVTHYVKEGSPLDEEAYARGTSTYLVDRVIPMLPFRLSNGICSLNPGEDRLALTCEMEIDHSGNVVKHEIYPSVIQSKYRMTYNNVNEILKGDEELNEEYAPLVPMLKQMAQLHEILFNKRHQRGAIDFEETEAQIIVDENGKPIDIKLRERGTSEKMIESFMLAANETVAEHYNVKHVPFLYRVHEKPDEEKIKNFFEFAAAMGVQVKGNLKEITPKMFQNVLADVVGTPEEQVVTIMLLRSLQQARYSDEPLGHFGLAAKYYTHFTSPIRRYPDLTVHRMIHSYAEHGFTDDEQAKWSNKLQEIAEHTSSRERISINAERAVDDLKKTEYMADQVGNTFDAVVSSVTSFGMFIQLDNTVEGLIHISNMKDDFYEFDEKSMSMHGRGTGKIFKVGQPIKVKLIRADVEHRQIDFERVLTPEEQEQADKREAEFKKKRSMQHGRGRGGHGRHNDHKGHGNGRNRNSNNNGNKNHKRRGKYERR, from the coding sequence ATGCCAGATAAAGAAAATAAATTAATTGCGGACATCTTAGAGGTTTTTAGAAGCAACCCCGATCGTCGTTACAAATCAGAACAGATCGAAGACATTTTAAGAATGCACGGGGCTTCAGCTTTCAAACGTGTTGTTAAATCTCTAGCTGTCCTAGAGGGTGAAAGTAAGATTACTTTGACCAACAAAGATGAGTTCAAGATGGCCACACCAGAAACTGTGGTTGAAGGAACTTTTAAGGGAAATGATAAGGGATTTGGTTTCGTTAGATATGATGAAGTTGATCCTGACGCTTTTATTTCCCGAGACAACACACTCCACGCAGTCAACGGCGATACAGTTGAAGTAAAGATCACTAAACCATCTAATCCATGGATCGACAAGGGACCAGAAGGTGAGATTACTAAAATCGTTGAAAGATCATTGACTAAAGCAGTTGGTGAATTTCATCCTTATAGTGATTCACAAGTTGAAAAGACTGGCCACTATGGTTACGTTCAAAGTCACGAAAAGAAAATTGCTGCATACATGATTTTCATTTCTGACAAAGGTTTGCATCCACAAATGGGTGACATGGTTCAAGTATCTATCGATGAATATCCAAACGACAAGCATCCCCAAAGTATGGAGGGTACTGCTCTTGAAATCATCGGTAACAAAAATGATCCTGGTGTTGACATCATGTCTATCGTTGTTGACAATGACATCAATCCAGAATTCCCTAATGAAGTTTTAAAAGAAGCTGAAAGTATTCCTGATCACGTCTTAGATTCAGATCGTGTTGGTCGTAAAGACTTGACTAAGAATATGGTTATCACAATCGATGGGGATGACTCAAAAGACTTTGATGATGCGGTTGGATTGGACATGTTACCAAATGGTAACTTCCATCTAGAAGTAGATATCGCTGATGTTACACATTATGTCAAAGAAGGTTCTCCATTAGATGAGGAAGCTTATGCTCGTGGAACAAGTACTTACTTAGTTGATCGAGTAATTCCAATGTTGCCATTTAGATTGTCAAACGGAATCTGTTCATTGAACCCTGGTGAAGACCGTCTAGCTTTGACTTGTGAAATGGAAATCGATCACTCGGGTAATGTTGTTAAACATGAAATTTATCCTAGTGTTATCCAATCAAAATATCGTATGACTTATAACAATGTTAACGAAATTTTGAAGGGCGACGAAGAATTAAATGAAGAATACGCTCCATTAGTTCCAATGTTGAAACAAATGGCACAACTTCACGAAATCCTCTTCAACAAACGTCACCAACGTGGTGCTATCGACTTTGAAGAAACAGAAGCACAAATCATCGTTGATGAAAATGGTAAGCCAATCGACATCAAGTTAAGAGAACGTGGAACTTCTGAAAAGATGATCGAATCATTCATGTTAGCCGCTAATGAAACAGTCGCTGAACATTACAATGTTAAACATGTACCATTCTTATATCGTGTCCACGAAAAGCCTGATGAAGAAAAAATCAAGAACTTCTTTGAATTTGCTGCTGCAATGGGTGTCCAAGTTAAAGGTAACTTGAAAGAAATCACACCAAAGATGTTCCAAAACGTTTTAGCTGATGTTGTTGGAACTCCTGAAGAACAAGTTGTCACAATTATGTTGTTGAGAAGTTTACAACAAGCTAGATATTCAGATGAACCACTAGGTCACTTTGGTTTGGCTGCTAAGTACTATACACACTTTACTTCACCAATCAGACGTTACCCTGATTTGACAGTTCACCGTATGATTCACAGTTATGCTGAACATGGTTTTACTGACGATGAACAAGCTAAGTGGAGTAACAAGCTTCAAGAAATTGCTGAACATACTTCAAGTCGTGAAAGAATTTCTATCAATGCTGAACGTGCCGTTGATGATTTGAAGAAGACTGAGTACATGGCTGACCAAGTTGGAAATACCTTCGATGCTGTAGTCAGTTCAGTAACTAGTTTTGGAATGTTCATTCAATTGGATAATACCGTTGAAGGTTTGATTCACATTTCTAACATGAAAGACGATTTCTACGAATTTGACGAAAAGAGTATGTCAATGCACGGTCGTGGAACTGGTAAGATTTTCAAGGTTGGTCAACCAATCAAGGTTAAGTTGATCAGAGCAGATGTTGAACACAGACAAATTGACTTTGAACGTGTATTAACTCCAGAGGAACAAGAACAAGCTGATAAACGTGAAGCTGAATTTAAGAAGAAACGTTCAATGCAACATGGCAGAGGTCGTGGCGGTCATGGTCGTCACAATGATCACAAGGGTCATGGCAATGGAAGAAACAGAAACAGTAATAATAATGGAAACAAAAACCATAAGAGACGTGGTAAATACGAAAGACGGTGA
- a CDS encoding LPXTG cell wall anchor domain-containing protein, whose protein sequence is MGKKLHTFLAAFVAALGLVVLVFASHPSEAQAADYTSSDMVTEAYITDQNKTYNYTNSVGLTYKLSHESIKKGDTLTIDLPEELYIKEVGDQFSVTDNDNNVIGTGILTESGQIKITFTEDIDDFNGELTIDKGIGINSSNTEIGNNTVAFPTVNGDQNSTLKIKENSENDISKKGTLGKDENGDSIITWSILVNRNELDLKNLVVNDLNISSGLDFVDGSLTIRKASWVDKNTGSYSKGSDVTNKYPVTYDKNGMPSTINFGDTGTQMFVISFQTKLENPSQAEDGTVFHNEASMTGSYNTTGNNPNEFESNTSADVSGKTNSGNGSGTKYGSVVLTKTSADENSTLIPGATYSLYRKDANNDTLIQSDLVTDANGQITVDKLPAGDYYFVETSTPDGYQQNPNEIPFTITGQTTTAVQVETKDEPVGSKEGSIIIQKLDAATGYRLAGAEFDVIDADTNEVIGHITTDQLGYGHMYNIPYGNYILRETKAPDGYILNSKDITFTINDETQAPAIISIDNEKETGGDGNFSASMIKYDADLLDTEKVGVAGAEYTLYDADGTALGVFQTNDEGVIKVDNLNPGSYYFVETKAPDGYDINHEKIEFTITDSDIELGTLETSDPKLTGGSGGGETPGTDGNGNEGKDPDPDENGNTDGNGNGDNNGGVIVDPENPGSNNNNNDNEGGLITNPINPGDTNNGSNSSSELPQTGEKTNLTATFLGLVLLSGIVYFKRRNA, encoded by the coding sequence ATGGGGAAAAAATTACACACTTTTTTAGCTGCTTTTGTGGCTGCATTAGGACTAGTCGTCTTAGTCTTTGCTAGTCATCCTAGTGAAGCTCAAGCGGCTGATTATACTAGTTCTGACATGGTGACTGAGGCTTATATCACTGATCAAAACAAAACTTATAATTACACTAATTCAGTGGGTTTAACTTATAAGTTGAGTCATGAATCCATCAAAAAAGGTGACACCTTAACGATTGATTTGCCAGAAGAACTTTACATTAAAGAAGTTGGCGATCAATTTAGTGTTACAGACAATGACAATAATGTAATTGGAACTGGTATTTTAACAGAATCTGGTCAAATTAAAATTACCTTCACTGAAGATATCGATGATTTCAATGGGGAGTTAACGATTGATAAAGGTATTGGTATCAACAGTAGCAATACTGAAATTGGAAATAATACCGTAGCCTTTCCAACCGTTAATGGTGATCAAAACAGTACTTTGAAAATCAAGGAAAATTCTGAAAACGATATTTCCAAAAAAGGTACTTTGGGTAAGGATGAAAACGGCGATTCAATCATTACTTGGTCCATACTAGTTAACCGTAATGAATTAGATTTAAAGAACTTAGTCGTTAACGATTTAAATATTAGTTCTGGATTGGATTTTGTTGATGGTTCATTAACGATCAGAAAAGCTAGTTGGGTGGACAAAAACACTGGTTCCTATTCAAAAGGTTCTGATGTAACTAACAAATACCCAGTAACTTACGACAAAAATGGTATGCCTTCAACAATCAATTTTGGCGATACTGGTACACAAATGTTTGTTATCTCATTCCAAACAAAACTAGAAAATCCTAGTCAAGCTGAGGATGGAACTGTCTTTCATAACGAAGCCAGTATGACTGGTTCATATAATACGACTGGTAATAACCCAAACGAATTTGAAAGTAATACTTCAGCTGACGTTTCTGGAAAGACTAATTCAGGTAACGGTAGTGGTACTAAATATGGTTCAGTTGTTTTAACCAAAACTAGTGCCGATGAGAATAGTACTTTGATTCCTGGTGCCACTTACAGTCTTTACAGAAAAGATGCCAATAATGATACTTTGATTCAATCAGATTTAGTAACTGATGCAAATGGTCAAATTACAGTTGATAAATTACCAGCTGGTGACTATTACTTTGTTGAGACATCAACTCCAGATGGTTACCAACAAAATCCAAATGAAATTCCATTTACAATCACTGGTCAAACAACGACTGCTGTTCAAGTTGAGACTAAAGATGAACCTGTTGGCTCCAAAGAAGGTTCAATCATTATTCAAAAACTTGATGCTGCAACTGGTTATCGTTTAGCTGGCGCTGAATTCGACGTAATCGATGCTGATACTAACGAAGTAATCGGTCATATCACAACTGATCAACTAGGTTACGGTCACATGTACAACATCCCTTATGGAAATTATATTTTAAGAGAAACTAAAGCTCCTGATGGGTACATCTTAAATAGTAAGGACATTACCTTCACTATTAATGATGAAACTCAAGCACCTGCAATTATTTCAATCGATAACGAAAAAGAAACTGGTGGCGACGGTAACTTTAGTGCTTCAATGATCAAATATGACGCTGACTTACTAGATACAGAAAAAGTTGGTGTTGCTGGTGCTGAATACACACTTTACGATGCTGATGGTACTGCTCTAGGAGTTTTCCAAACTAATGATGAAGGTGTCATCAAAGTTGATAATCTAAACCCTGGTAGTTATTATTTTGTTGAAACTAAAGCTCCTGATGGTTATGATATCAATCATGAAAAAATTGAATTTACTATTACTGATAGTGACATTGAATTAGGTACTCTTGAAACTTCTGATCCTAAATTAACTGGCGGCTCCGGTGGTGGCGAAACACCCGGAACTGACGGTAATGGAAATGAAGGAAAAGATCCTGATCCAGACGAAAACGGCAATACTGACGGTAATGGTAATGGCGACAACAACGGTGGTGTAATTGTTGACCCAGAAAATCCTGGTTCTAACAATAACAACAATGATAACGAAGGCGGATTAATTACTAACCCAATCAATCCTGGAGATACTAACAACGGTTCTAACAGTTCAAGCGAGCTTCCTCAAACTGGTGAAAAAACTAATTTGACAGCTACCTTCTTAGGTTTAGTACTTCTATCCGGAATTGTTTACTTCAAACGTCGTAACGCTTAA